A genomic stretch from Candidatus Omnitrophota bacterium includes:
- the scpB gene encoding SMC-Scp complex subunit ScpB produces the protein MDEGIVKGVIEALLFISDSPLSIERMQGAFDAIESPYLLQCLDSLKKEYDESGRGLKIVEVAGGYQFVSAPQYLQFLKKFYRQKNTDRLRPAALETLAIIAYKQPLTRIDIEKIRGVNVDGVIKSLMDKGIIRVAGRKKHTPGRPFLYGTTRVFLERFGLNSLADLPEMEEFKAGAAALVDQEENIEEEKDAVVENAAQADKQAG, from the coding sequence ATGGACGAGGGTATCGTGAAGGGCGTTATCGAGGCGTTGTTGTTCATAAGCGACAGCCCTCTTTCCATAGAGCGGATGCAGGGCGCTTTCGATGCCATAGAAAGCCCGTATTTGCTTCAGTGCCTTGATTCGTTGAAAAAAGAATACGATGAGTCCGGCCGCGGCCTGAAGATAGTGGAAGTCGCCGGCGGCTATCAGTTTGTCAGCGCGCCGCAGTACCTGCAGTTCCTTAAGAAATTTTACAGGCAGAAGAACACCGACCGCCTCAGGCCCGCGGCCCTGGAGACGCTGGCCATCATTGCCTACAAACAGCCGCTGACCCGCATTGATATAGAGAAGATCAGAGGGGTTAACGTTGACGGCGTGATCAAGAGCCTCATGGATAAGGGGATCATACGCGTAGCCGGCAGGAAAAAACATACCCCCGGCAGGCCTTTTTTATACGGGACTACCAGGGTTTTTCTGGAAAGATTCGGTTTGAATTCTTTGGCTGACCTGCCCGAGATGGAAGAGTTCAAGGCGGGCGCGGCGGCCCTGGTTGATCAGGAAGAGAATATAGAGGAGGAAAAAGATGCAGTTGTTGAAAACGCTGCGCAGGCAGATAAACAGGCTGGATAA
- the pheA gene encoding prephenate dehydratase — MQLLKTLRRQINRLDKDIINLLNKRAEIILKVGRVKVRSGKGIYSPDREADVLKRCTLLNRGPLTKGAVQAIYKEIMSASLSLEKPISIAYLGPEATFTHLAALKKFGSQVNYYPCNTISEIFLEVERGVADYGVVPIENSIEGAVTHTLDMLVDSDLKVCAQIILDVSHNLLSRYGLKAIKYVYSNPQVFGQCRLWLQKNLPQAELVEVSSTTRAAQLAGKNRYSAAIASILAAKVYKLKALARDIEDSPHNITRFLVIGSHEVPPTGYDRTSVVFSVKDKVGALHDMLAPFKKYRLNLTKIESRPSKKRAWDYYFFIDLNGHCRDTKVKKALDELEEKCKFLKVLGSYPIIE, encoded by the coding sequence ATGCAGTTGTTGAAAACGCTGCGCAGGCAGATAAACAGGCTGGATAAAGATATAATAAACCTTTTGAATAAAAGGGCGGAGATAATACTCAAGGTAGGGCGCGTTAAGGTAAGGTCCGGCAAGGGGATCTATTCTCCCGACAGGGAAGCGGATGTCCTTAAGAGATGCACGCTTTTAAACAGGGGGCCTTTGACTAAAGGGGCGGTCCAGGCGATATACAAAGAGATCATGTCCGCGTCGCTTTCTCTGGAGAAGCCGATATCTATCGCTTATTTAGGCCCGGAGGCGACCTTTACGCACCTGGCAGCGTTGAAGAAATTCGGTTCCCAGGTCAATTATTACCCCTGTAATACCATAAGCGAAATATTCCTGGAAGTGGAGAGGGGCGTGGCCGACTACGGAGTTGTCCCTATTGAGAATTCTATTGAAGGCGCGGTTACGCATACGCTTGATATGCTTGTTGATTCCGACCTGAAGGTATGCGCGCAGATCATACTGGACGTGTCTCATAATCTGCTAAGCCGTTACGGCCTGAAGGCGATAAAGTATGTGTATTCCAATCCTCAGGTATTCGGCCAGTGCAGGTTATGGCTGCAGAAGAATCTGCCTCAGGCAGAGCTGGTAGAGGTTTCTTCTACCACGCGCGCCGCGCAGCTTGCCGGCAAGAACAGATACAGCGCCGCCATTGCCTCTATACTGGCGGCCAAGGTGTATAAATTAAAGGCCCTCGCGCGGGATATTGAAGACAGCCCGCATAATATAACGCGTTTTCTGGTGATCGGCAGCCACGAAGTTCCGCCTACCGGATACGACCGCACCTCGGTTGTGTTCTCGGTCAAAGACAAGGTAGGCGCGCTTCATGATATGCTCGCGCCTTTTAAGAAATACAGGCTCAACCTTACCAAGATCGAATCAAGGCCGTCCAAGAAAAGGGCATGGGATTATTATTTCTTCATTGACTTAAACGGCCACTGCCGCGATACAAAGGTGAAGAAGGCATTGGATGAGCTGGAAGAGAAGTGTAAGTTCTTAAAAGTGCTGGGGTCGTATCCTATTATTGAGTGA
- the hisC gene encoding histidinol-phosphate transaminase translates to MEDLVRKNLSEIKPYVPGRPIDEIRREYNLKKVIKLASNENPLPPPPSVRRAISKAVMEANRYPDGDCYYLKSAVSDKLGVKNFNLIFGNGSDEIIDIIIKAFMNDGEEVVTSDTTFLEYEIVSRINSRRVVLVPLKGLKYDLEAMLKAINARTKLVFIANPNNPTGTYVDRRETEDFLARVPDNVIVIFDEAYSEFIDADDFPRSMSYLDKNVILLRTFSKAYALAGLRLGFAVAGAEFIKAMEKVRQPFNVNSLAQAAAIAAINDERFLAKTKSIVSRGKKYLYKALDKTGIEYVRSEANFILVDLKRDCAGVFEEMLRYGLIVRDMKQYGLSTYIRVTIGTEEENRKFVGILNKVMRAKENQHDNRLKAGRY, encoded by the coding sequence ATGGAAGATCTTGTAAGAAAAAATCTATCAGAGATCAAGCCCTATGTCCCGGGCAGGCCCATAGACGAGATAAGGCGCGAGTATAACCTGAAGAAGGTCATTAAGCTTGCTTCTAACGAGAACCCTCTGCCGCCGCCGCCTTCTGTGCGCCGCGCCATATCCAAAGCGGTTATGGAAGCAAACAGGTATCCTGACGGGGATTGTTATTATTTAAAATCAGCCGTGTCTGATAAGCTGGGAGTGAAGAATTTCAACCTTATTTTCGGGAACGGCTCGGACGAGATCATTGACATCATCATAAAGGCCTTTATGAACGACGGGGAGGAAGTTGTCACCTCCGATACAACCTTCCTGGAGTATGAGATAGTTTCCAGGATCAATTCCAGGCGGGTGGTCCTTGTGCCCCTGAAGGGTCTCAAATATGATCTGGAGGCGATGCTTAAGGCGATCAATGCCAGGACAAAGCTGGTTTTTATAGCCAACCCTAACAATCCCACAGGCACCTACGTAGACCGCCGGGAAACAGAGGATTTCCTCGCGCGCGTTCCGGATAACGTAATAGTTATCTTTGATGAGGCATATAGCGAGTTCATTGACGCGGATGATTTTCCCCGATCAATGTCTTATCTGGATAAGAACGTTATTTTGCTAAGGACATTTTCCAAGGCCTACGCCCTGGCAGGGCTGCGCCTCGGCTTTGCCGTGGCAGGCGCTGAGTTTATAAAGGCGATGGAGAAGGTGCGCCAGCCCTTTAACGTAAATTCGCTGGCGCAGGCAGCAGCCATAGCAGCGATCAATGATGAGCGTTTTCTGGCTAAGACAAAGAGTATTGTCAGCCGGGGCAAGAAGTATCTCTATAAGGCATTGGACAAAACTGGCATTGAATACGTAAGGTCGGAGGCCAACTTCATACTGGTCGATCTTAAAAGGGATTGTGCCGGCGTGTTTGAGGAAATGCTGCGATACGGATTAATAGTCAGGGATATGAAGCAATATGGGCTAAGCACTTATATACGTGTTACGATAGGCACGGAAGAGGAGAACAGGAAATTCGTCGGTATTTTAAATAAGGTTATGCGGGCAAAGGAGAATCAGCATGATAATCGTCTTAAGGCCGGACGCTACTAA
- the aroF gene encoding 3-deoxy-7-phosphoheptulonate synthase — MIIVLRPDATKRQTDHIVERVKKLGLTPHLSKGTERTIIGVIGPEDILRVTPLEVFPGVERVMSVLAPYKLVSREFRQQDSVLDLGKGVKVGGKEIIIMAGPCAIESLKCLKDTARKVKAAGAKVLRGGAFKPRTSPYSFQGLGEKGLRYLKEVGDEFGLVTVTEVMDPRDVGLVAEFSDMLQIGARNMQNFNLLKEVGGTQKPILLKRGMSSTIKEWLMSAEYVLSGGNFNVVLCERGIRTFEDFTRNTLDISAIPAVKQLSHLPIVVDPSHAAGRWGMVPSLSKAAIAAGADGLIIEVHPDPEEALSDGVQSLLPERFKQLIQELKAVAAAVGRKL, encoded by the coding sequence ATGATAATCGTCTTAAGGCCGGACGCTACTAAAAGACAGACAGACCACATAGTTGAGCGGGTGAAGAAGCTGGGATTGACCCCTCATCTTTCCAAGGGCACAGAGCGCACCATTATCGGTGTCATAGGCCCGGAGGATATCCTGCGGGTTACGCCGCTTGAAGTATTCCCCGGAGTTGAGAGGGTGATGTCTGTGCTCGCTCCGTATAAGCTGGTTTCGCGCGAATTCAGGCAGCAGGATTCCGTGCTGGATCTGGGAAAGGGCGTTAAGGTGGGAGGCAAGGAAATAATAATTATGGCCGGGCCTTGCGCGATAGAGAGCTTGAAGTGCTTGAAAGATACAGCCAGGAAGGTAAAGGCGGCAGGCGCTAAAGTATTAAGAGGCGGCGCGTTCAAGCCGCGGACATCGCCTTACAGCTTCCAGGGATTGGGAGAGAAGGGGTTGAGATACCTTAAAGAGGTAGGCGATGAGTTCGGCCTTGTTACGGTAACCGAAGTGATGGACCCCAGGGACGTTGGGCTCGTGGCTGAGTTCTCTGATATGCTGCAGATAGGCGCCCGCAATATGCAGAATTTTAATCTCCTTAAAGAGGTCGGCGGCACACAAAAGCCGATACTGCTTAAAAGGGGTATGTCTTCTACCATAAAGGAATGGCTTATGTCTGCTGAGTATGTGCTTTCCGGGGGGAATTTTAACGTAGTCCTTTGCGAACGCGGCATACGCACCTTTGAGGATTTTACGCGCAACACCCTTGATATAAGCGCCATACCCGCGGTAAAACAGCTTTCGCATCTGCCGATAGTGGTTGACCCCAGTCATGCCGCTGGCAGATGGGGCATGGTCCCCAGTTTGTCAAAGGCAGCCATCGCGGCCGGCGCGGACGGCTTGATCATAGAGGTCCACCCTGATCCCGAAGAGGCCTTGTCAGACGGAGTGCAGTCCTTGCTTCCGGAAAGATTTAAGCAACTCATACAGGAATTAAAGGCGGTTGCCGCGGCAGTGGGAAGAAAGTTATGA